The Zea mays cultivar B73 chromosome 7, Zm-B73-REFERENCE-NAM-5.0, whole genome shotgun sequence DNA segment TGAAGTTATGCTCTAAAATCACAACCGCAGCCTTGTAGTGACAGTTTGAAATCTATAAACTCTTAGGTAGCTAGCTTCCTTTCACTCTTTATTGTAGAAGCATTTGAGTAATTGAGTGTGGCAATCATTATACAACAAACTTATGCCTTTATTAAGGGCTTCTCAAACACATTGAAAACTTTCACTCATTCTATGTACATTTTGCCATGAAAGAGAAGTGGAACTGTGGAAGAAGGTTGATCCGCTAAGAAACCTGAAGAGAGGGATGCCCGCAAATAACCATCCTATTTACACACAACACCCAAAATATACGCACACCACCATGGTGCCGATGCTGCCACTACCACAAGTCCACAATAACAACGCACACACCCTTGCGTGCAGGCAAATAAAATGGCCTTTATTTGTAGTTGTAATAGTTTGTTATCCATTCCAGAATTCTCAAAATATGGATCTTTTGCGGATAATGACATTGGGTCAGATGGATACGGGGAAACAAATGGTTTTTTGCACCAAAATCTGGTAAGTCATCACTTGTAACATGTAAATCTTGTGTATTTTGGGTCTCTCTCTCTCAATGGTTTTTttgtacacacacacacaccaatACCATGAAATCAATGGTTTTTTTGTACTTGTTATTCTTCTTAGGGTAAAGACTGCAGCTCAGACATTACATGGTCTGGTTCGTTCTGGACATGTAGCAAGCAGCTTCGGCACTATCAAGCTTTTTGTCGCAATGGAACCACAATATCTGTAAGTTCTGTCATGATGTTGTGCATATACTCAAGTCATTTATAGAATATCTTATGGCGACTTGTTTTGCAGACCCACACTTTTGTGCTGGTCTTGTCAGAGGAACAAAACCGCTATCTTGCATACTTGGAAGACATGTATGAAGATAAGAAGGGACAGAAGAAGATCAAAGTGCGATGGTTTCATCAAAACCAGGAAATTGCTTGTGCTATACCTCCTCCGCCTCATCCTTGCGAAGTTTTCATCACTCCTTTCACACAAGTAATCAGTGTGGAATGTGTTGATGATATTGCAACTGTTTTAACTCGTGATCATTATGAAAAATGCTCCCATGCAATGTCAATTATGACTGGGATCCGTTTCTGCTCTCGCCAGTATAGTAAAAATAAGTTCAAGTATTTTGATTTAAGAACGTTGCGTGGATATTTTAGTCAAGCAGTTGTTAGGTCCATGAAATTTCCAGCTGAGTCAGAAAAGGACAGTGAATATTGTACACCTGGGAAAGCTAAATTTCCAAAGCAATTAGAGAGGCTTTATTCAAAATGTTTGGGCACTAAAATTTGTCGAAGCCCCCAGGCAGACTCCATACCATCTTATCAAATATTAAGTAACGAGCAGCCTCCTGGGAAGCATCTCTCAATCAAGTTTATAGTGCCCCAGAATCAACTAAAGCCGACATATAATACTGGTGACAGATTAGAGATCTTATCTCAAGACAGTGGCATTATTGGTTGCTGGTTCAGGTGCACTGTTCTGAAGTCATGCACTAATCATAACAGATTGAAGGTTCAGTATGATGATCTCCAAAATGCTGATGATAGTGGGAGATTGGAGGTATTATTGATATCTTGACTTCGAAATTAGGCTAGATTACTATGTACTCTTTTATGCCTGCATGAAAtatttttttattctttcctaaaAAGGATTATATTATTTCTTGGTGTATCAATAGGAGTTTTTGTGCCTCTATGTAGGAGATGGTACCTGCCTCTGCATTGGCTCTTCCTGATAAACTGGGACTGAGACACCAAGACCGGCTAAGAATCAGGCCACGTCCTCAAGAAAATAGTTTTGTTGATGGGGCTGCTCTTTTACCTGGAACTGCTGTTGATGTCTGGCAATTTAGTGGTTGGTGGGAAGGAGTTGTTGTCAGTTTGGACAACATTGTGGCAGATAGCCTTCAAGTATATTTTCCAGGTGCATTTCATTTGTTTAATTTAATTGATATTCTCTATTTCATTCTCTGAAGTTCTCAGTGAGAAACGAAAATCTCTCTTAACAAGTTAATTGTCTAGAACTGCAATTTTTGGGATATTTCCGTTTTTTAATCTTTTCATGTATGCTTTTACTGATTTCATGTTCATGTGTGATTTTTTGTATGAGATAATCATATTGTATCCCATAAATACCAAGTGGTTATAACGAATTACCATTATTCGCCATACATGCATGAAGATGATGAAACTAATGAATTAATTATGTTGTTCCATACAGGAGAGAACTTTTTCCGTGCGTGCCAGCTAAGGAACATTAGAATCTCTAAAGATTGGGTCAAGAACCGATGGGTTGATATTGAAACAAAGTCAGATGTGTTGTCACAGATACCTTCAGATAGTATCCAAGCAAAGCAAACTGATAATCATGCACTGTCTGTTGGTGTGACGGGCTCCAGCAGTTCTGCAATGCCTGAGCAAGAGATTGCAGCTACCCAAGCAAACTCCAATGGAGATGCAGCGGTGCCTAAGCAAGAGCTTACAGTTGCCCAAGCAAACTCCAATGGAGATCAACCTGTGCCTAAGCAAGAGCTTGCAGCTACCCAAGCAAACTCCAATGGAGATAAATCTGTGCCTGACCAAGAGCTTGCAGCTATCCAAGCAAACTCCAGTGGAGATAAACCTGTGCCTAAGCAAGAGCTTGCAGCTACCCGAGCAAACTCCAATGGAGATAAACCTGTGCCTGACCAAGAGCTTGCAGCTATCCAAGCAAACTCCAGTGGAGATAAACCAGTGCCTGAACAAGAGCTTCCAGCTACCCAAGCAAACTCCAATGGAGATAAACCAGTGCCTGAGCAAGAGCTTCCAGCTACCCAAGCAAACTCCGATGGAGATAAACCAGTGCCTGAGCAAGAGCTTCCAGCTACCCAAGCAAACTCCAGTGGAGATAAACCAGTACCTAAGATAGAGCTTGCAGCTACCCAAGCAAATTCTAATGGAGATAAACCTGTGCCTGAGTTTACAGCTACCCAAGCAACCTCCAATGGAAATAACAGACAAATAGAAGCAAGCAAGCAATCCGAAGTTAGTATGACAGATGAAGCCTCTCCTTTGGCGGAGGATGACAAGCGAACAATTCTAGGGAAGCGTCCCAGGGATGTTAGTATGACTGATGAAGGGTCAGCTTTGGTGGAGGATGGCAAGCGAACAATTATAGGGAAGCATCCCAGGGATGAAGGTAATGCTGAACAGAGATGCAACGGGGAAGTAGGTGTAGTCGTTAGCAAGACATGATGTTTGGGACGCCCAAACTCATTAGACTCGTGTACATAGCTATAGATATGGTGATTGAAACCTCCAATGGCGCGGGGTTTTTTGCTACGCTGCTCGTATCAAGAGCGTATTGCCGCTTCTTTGGCATACCTCTCCTAGTCTTCTTATTTTGCTGGTAGTTTGTGTTTATGTTAAGGGACACATGGATTGCAAGCTGAATGGTACCCTTCCCAGTTCCCGGACACGTTGTGCTGCAATCCGAGTATATGATTTTTTTTATCTGCCGGTGTTTTCTGCTTTGGGTATAGTTCAATCC contains these protein-coding regions:
- the LOC100383244 gene encoding uncharacterized protein LOC100383244, yielding MAREEDGPQFVRWREEFVSQERGSRVVHYYLEDAAGVSHLAVIGTERSLRHMLYVVSEDFNAAWGCGGSADGGGAPPVFARKWRSRREVVDWLGSFLPVKALDSKFSKYGSFADNDIGSDGYGETNGFLHQNLGKDCSSDITWSGSFWTCSKQLRHYQAFCRNGTTISTHTFVLVLSEEQNRYLAYLEDMYEDKKGQKKIKVRWFHQNQEIACAIPPPPHPCEVFITPFTQVISVECVDDIATVLTRDHYEKCSHAMSIMTGIRFCSRQYSKNKFKYFDLRTLRGYFSQAVVRSMKFPAESEKDSEYCTPGKAKFPKQLERLYSKCLGTKICRSPQADSIPSYQILSNEQPPGKHLSIKFIVPQNQLKPTYNTGDRLEILSQDSGIIGCWFRCTVLKSCTNHNRLKVQYDDLQNADDSGRLEEMVPASALALPDKLGLRHQDRLRIRPRPQENSFVDGAALLPGTAVDVWQFSGWWEGVVVSLDNIVADSLQVYFPGENFFRACQLRNIRISKDWVKNRWVDIETKSDVLSQIPSDSIQAKQTDNHALSVGVTGSSSSAMPEQEIAATQANSNGDAAVPKQELTVAQANSNGDQPVPKQELAATQANSNGDKSVPDQELAAIQANSSGDKPVPKQELAATRANSNGDKPVPDQELAAIQANSSGDKPVPEQELPATQANSNGDKPVPEQELPATQANSDGDKPVPEQELPATQANSSGDKPVPKIELAATQANSNGDKPVPEFTATQATSNGNNRQIEASKQSEVSMTDEASPLAEDDKRTILGKRPRDVSMTDEGSALVEDGKRTIIGKHPRDEGNAEQRCNGEVGVVVSKT